Genomic DNA from Corynebacterium diphtheriae:
CCAGAAGCAACCGCGACGAGTAAATCATCGGGATCCATGACCAATAACTCTACAGCGGTCACACCGCATACAGCGACCAGCGAAAAATCTACTTCTGCATTGCGTCAGACTCGTGGGTCATCTTGTCATGATCCATCTTTCCGTCCATCTTGTCGTGCTCCATCTTGTCCGACTCCATCATCTTGTCGGATTCAGGCGTCATCTTCTCGGAGCTCATCTGGGTGCTTGTCTCGGAAGTCATCTTCTCGGAGGTGCCGTTATCGCCGCAGGCTGCAAGGCCGAATGCGCCGGCTGCGAACATCATGGTCAGGGCTGCTTTGGTGGTCATACGCATGAGTGAATACTCCTTATGTTTCACGATTACTTGCTTACTTGAAGGCTGACACCAGGAGTGCTCCCTGTGTGTCTCATAGGGGTATTCGGAGCTCCGATGGGAAACGGATTGCGGTTGGGTGAAAAAAGTTTTTTCTCATTGTGAGCAATCCATAGCGGTGGGTGGCTCCGTATCAACTGACAGCAACGTTGAAAACCTAACCACCACTGCGATGAGGGAGTACGTAACAGATGTTTGAATTGGCCACAATTGGATTAATCGGTGGCATTGTCACCGGTATATCCCCATGTATCTTGCCGGTTTTGCCGGTGGTTCTCGCCGTGTCGGTGGGCCGCAGACCAACCCATGTGGTTGCTGGCCTAGCGCTCAGCTTTGCCACCATTACGCTGCTGGGCACTGTGATTTTAAGTTCTTTGGGTCTTCCTAAAGATGTATTGCGCTGGACGGGTGTCGGCCTGCTGGTGATCGTCGGTTTGAGCATGATGATCCCTAAGCTGGGTGAGCTGGTCGAGGAACCATTTAGTCGCATTCCGCGCCCAACTTTCTTGCAGCAAAAGGCCCGCGACAAGGGTGGCTTTATGATCGGCCTGGCCCTAGGTGCAGTGTATGTTCCCTGCGCAGGTCCTATTCTGGCTGCTATTACCGTCGCCGGCGCGACGGGTGACATCGGTTGGCCAACGGTTGTGCTCACCGTGGCATTTGCCGTAGGTGCGAGCCTTCCGCTGCTGGTGTTTGCGCTGGCGGGTAACAAGATGGGTGAGAAGATCGACGCGATCCGTAAACACATGAAGCTTGTTGGTGCGGTTATTTTGGCGCTGGCGTTGGCTATGGCGTTGAACATTCCTGAGCGTGTGCAGCGTGCGATCCCCGACTGGACTGCTGGTGTGCAAAAGCAGATTAGTGAAAATGACAAGGTTCGTGGTGCTTTGAGTTCCGGTGGTGGCTCCTTGGCTGCGTGCCGCGACGCCGACCCATCGATGCTGCATGACTGCGGTGAGGCACCGGAGTTTGAGGGCCTGACTGGCTGGTTTAACACGGATAAGCCTGTGTCTACGCACAGCGGCCAGGTAACGCTTGTGGACTTTTGGGCCTACGCGTGCATCAACTGCCAGCGCGCGGGCGAGCACATCACCAAGCTTTACGACGCCTACCGCGACGCAGGCCTGCAAGTCGTAGGCGTACACGCCCCCGAGTATGGCTTTGAGCACGAGCTCGCCAATGTGAAAGATGCTGCCAAACGCGAAGGCATTAACTATCCAGTGGCCCAGGACAACGACTTTGTCACATGGAAAAAGTACAACAACCGCTACTGGCCAGCTCGTTACCTGATTGACGCTCAGGGCAATGTGCGCCACATCCACGAAGGTGAGGGTGCATACAAGGAAACTGAACAACTGGTGCGCGAACTCCTGCGTGAAGCAAACCCCCAAGTATCACTGCCGGAGCCAGTAGAAAAGGGCGTCGAAAAGCACGATGCGCAACTCACTCAGCGTCGCAACCCCGAAACTTACCTTGGCTACGAGCGTGCCCGCTACTTCACCAACAGCAACTACGGCCCAGGTGAGCGCACCCTCGAATTCAACGCACCAAAAGTCGGGCAATACACCCTCAGCGGAACCTGGGAGATTGCATCCGACCACATCAACCCTGTTAAAGACGCTGCACTGTCCGTGAACATTCACGCAGCAACCGTGCAAACAGTTGTCTCCGGCACCGGAACCCTCGAAGTGACCTACCCCGATGGCCACACCAAGGAATTTAAGGTGGCCGACGGCACCGTCAACGTGGTGGAACAAGACGAGCCTCTCGACGGAATCCTCACCGTGAAGCCATCCCAAGGCGTGAGCTTCTACTCGCTAACCTTCGGCTAAGCCGCATATGAAAAACGGCCAGATGAGTTGGGCACAATGTTGCTGTCCAACCCACCTAGCCGATTTTTATTGGGTGTGGCGTTGAGCGTTGCTCTGAATAGCCTTCTCCAACCAGACCGCCAAGCCTTTCGCGTACTTGTCATAATGCGCGGTAAAGCGCGGATCGGCAGTGTAGCCCTGAGCAATCAGCGCATGCTTGCTGTGTGAAACCGGAAACCATTGCGATAAACATGCCCGGTGTTCCTCTGCGAGTGCATGTGCGTCTGGGGAATCAGGGGCCATACCCGATTCGAAAGCTTGGGCAAGGCGCTGGTCTAGCTTGTGCATGACCATCTGCCGAGCAGCAAAGTCGTCCTTGCCCAGCTGTGCTGCGCGCTGTTGGGAGATTGCCCAGTCTTCGGTGTCACCCCATCGCTCCTCGGCTTCCTTCTCCCACTTGCTCCATTCGCGGCCAAGGACCTTCGCGGTGTGGTCTGCAGAGAGCGGTTCGTTGTGGTTCATGGTGTCCTCCAAAAGTTGATGTACAGATTCGATC
This window encodes:
- a CDS encoding cytochrome c biogenesis protein DipZ, which gives rise to MFELATIGLIGGIVTGISPCILPVLPVVLAVSVGRRPTHVVAGLALSFATITLLGTVILSSLGLPKDVLRWTGVGLLVIVGLSMMIPKLGELVEEPFSRIPRPTFLQQKARDKGGFMIGLALGAVYVPCAGPILAAITVAGATGDIGWPTVVLTVAFAVGASLPLLVFALAGNKMGEKIDAIRKHMKLVGAVILALALAMALNIPERVQRAIPDWTAGVQKQISENDKVRGALSSGGGSLAACRDADPSMLHDCGEAPEFEGLTGWFNTDKPVSTHSGQVTLVDFWAYACINCQRAGEHITKLYDAYRDAGLQVVGVHAPEYGFEHELANVKDAAKREGINYPVAQDNDFVTWKKYNNRYWPARYLIDAQGNVRHIHEGEGAYKETEQLVRELLREANPQVSLPEPVEKGVEKHDAQLTQRRNPETYLGYERARYFTNSNYGPGERTLEFNAPKVGQYTLSGTWEIASDHINPVKDAALSVNIHAATVQTVVSGTGTLEVTYPDGHTKEFKVADGTVNVVEQDEPLDGILTVKPSQGVSFYSLTFG
- a CDS encoding MerR family transcriptional regulator — encoded protein: MEEHNLRTVGEVADLVGVSVRTLHHWDDIGLVSPQWRSWADYRLYSEEDVAQIYQVLLYRETGMPLKTIRDMLESNSSPADHLQRQLELLQQRKHRVTSMIESVHQLLEDTMNHNEPLSADHTAKVLGREWSKWEKEAEERWGDTEDWAISQQRAAQLGKDDFAARQMVMHKLDQRLAQAFESGMAPDSPDAHALAEEHRACLSQWFPVSHSKHALIAQGYTADPRFTAHYDKYAKGLAVWLEKAIQSNAQRHTQ